From Juglans regia cultivar Chandler chromosome 9, Walnut 2.0, whole genome shotgun sequence:
TATGTCTCCTGTAAATCACAACTCCCTGTGATTCTTTTACATAATCTGATTCGAATCAGGGTTAGGACTGAGGTGTTAAATGCTAGTCATGGACCGACTCCCGTACTTTTTTTTACAGGTTCAAGATGGTATTCAAGATCTAAGGGATAAACAAGAGATAGTAGAGGCTCAGCAGCAGCTAGCAAAGCTTAAAATGGCAAAGGATACCCAGCACTTGGAAAAGCAGAACAGCACTCTCCAAAGTAATTCAGCTCAAGGGGTTATCTCATCTGTACCTCAGCAAAGCCACCAATCACTTTTAACTCCTGTTGCTTGTCCACAGCAACCTCCTTCTCTTCATTATAGTGTTGTTCAAAACCAACCTTTTCAAAATACATCACCAATACCAACATCTTCAGTATCAGCTGGACAGATACCTACCCAATTATCCCAGAACCAAATCCCCTTACTCCCTCGGCCTgaattttactattcatcaccTGTGCTTACTCCAGAATCCATGCATCAGCAGTACCATATGCCTCCAATAACGCAGCCTCAGCAACCATCTTTAGCACCACAACAACATTATCACCCGGCAACCCAACTTCAACCAATCTCACAGTTACCCCAACCACCTCATGAATTGCACCCACCTCTCACCTTTGGCAATAGCCAAGCACATTGCCCATCTACCCACTATGCACCTGCCAGTGCTCCCCCATCCCAAAAATTTTACTTTGGTTCTGCCCAGCAGATACATCATGATCAACCACCCAGCAATCCATATTCAGGCTCACCCTCCAGGCATTCAACTTTTTATGAGCATTCATATGGTGGAGCTCCTTTCCGACACAGCAGTTCAACAATGAAACCCTTACAAAGCCCATCATCTCCTCCAGTTCTCGGTGGCGGGAGCAGCAAAACACTACTGCCAACGGCGCAAGTATTACCGCATGCACTACCCATGGCCTCTAATGTGGATGCCGAGACTGGTTCTAGTGGGACTCGAGACAGAATAACAACCGATGATGTTGTTGACAAGGTTGTAGCGATGGGGTTCCGAAGGGACTTGGTGAGAGCAACAGTGAGGAAATTGACAGAGACTGGACAAGCAGCGGACCCTAACATAGTTCTTGATATGGTAATGAATAGCGGAGAAGTAGGGCCACATGGTGGTAGGTTTggctgataatatatatatatatatatttatatatatgttgttgctTGCAATGTCTAGTTGGATTTATTTCTGTAGATGATGATATTACCGTGGTCTTCTGTATCATTATTGTTAGTTCCTATGTAcattaaaacatcattttatatatgcttATGATGTACATATGTAAATGTAAATTCTGGCTAATGTACATGCTCGGTTTTTCTGTTCCTATTTATGTTCTGAATACTCTCAAACTTTGAGCATCATACTATTGTTTGTTGACATGAAAGGACCATTTATGAATTCCAAAAGGTTTCCTCTTCTTGGTAATGGTGTCATATCATCAGGCAATATGAGTTGCTTTTCTGTCAACTAGGATGTGGCATGAAGGCTACCAACCAATAGCACTTGGGGTATGTGATGATGAATAGTAgccaatgaaaataatttttctatatataatgcttgaaattatacatatattttacaAGCTGTGATCTTGGTTACTAGGACTGTTTGTCCCACATCACATGTTTAAAACTTTGCAATTATAAAGGGTGTTAATAAAGGTGTCATTCCAGGTGgtaatagaaaaagaaagagtgttagatctacaaagagattttacaaactgacgtgttttactgttatatgttatatctgctttacaataataataataataaaaaaaaagttataatataatgtatcatattatcccacatcaatttgtaaacttatttttgCAAGATTTTTTTGTAAACTAAGAATCTTTCATAGAAAAAACTGTTTTCTTgtaaaggatatatatatatactgtacaACGTGAAATGATTATGAAGCCCATATGAAATGCTTGAATTTTGAACAGCTACCGTgaaatctttttaataattttaatgtgtctattctctctctctctctctctctctctctcggggcTGAGTAATAATCAGTGGGTTATTCTATCAGACGGTCCATTTTGTGCATTGTTGTTGGATGCGTTCGAATGGTTTGTGCCAACAGGTCATGAATCTTCAAGGTTAACTtcttgagagggagagagagcgcTTAGCTTGAATAAAGGATTTTAAActaatcttaattcatctcaactcatcattacaattttttcaaatcccaatacaaaatataataaacaattcaactttttcaaatcccaaaataataataatattaaaaaataatattctaataatattttatcatctcaactcaactcaactcaactcactccaacatccaaacacaatctaagGCTGCATAGCCAACATTCCTcaatacttttcaaatattctcttattattagaaatacttcacatgccaaacgcAATGAACCATCTGTGTATTaaagtctttttaaaaattactataaatatttatcaatataatatataaataaaaaataaaatcactaataaGACGGAGTTGTTGCCACCAGACCAccattttgtttgaaaattttaatataattattttatattaataagacTTTAACTCTATGTGGATGGGTCTATTTTACCATCCAATACAAAACTGATGTGTCAACTTTCTACTGGAGGATCTAAAAGACTTGATTTACACCAGGGTCctgattttaaattttctaaaacATTTCGTATAAGCTTTGGAAAAGGATCctgtctaattttttttgtccaccaaaatttcatatttcacATAGATATATGTTACCGAGATATCATCGTAACCATCTTTGGTTATCAAGGAGACAAAAATAGGcaagtaattattttttgacaatAGCTTGGTCAAAATCAACTTAATGGAAGGTATGGCATAGTCGGTCCAACAATTGGCATGTATGGATGCTGCTAGTTTTGAAAGTGTTAGAACGCCTCAAATGCACAtacgaaaaattaaaaaaataaataaaaaggacatGTACTAGCAAGTCTATTGAAATCTTCTTAACTCTTCTGGAttacttaaatgaagatatGGCATAGTCGGTTCAACAGGTGGCATCACATGATGATGCAATTAGACATTGCGTTAGAAAGTCTTAAATGCACATacgaaaaattgaaaaaaaaaattaataaggaCATCTACCTGTCTAGTCTCTTGAAATCTTCTCAACTCCTCCAGATTTACTCAACGGAAGATATGGCATGGTCGGTCTAATAGGTGGCATCGATGGATGATGCAATTAGGCCTTGTGTTAAAAAGTGTCAAATTCgcatataaagatttttttttttttttttaa
This genomic window contains:
- the LOC108984466 gene encoding forkhead box protein J3-like, giving the protein MRSSEFMDKQIMELSRSRSDDFLTLSTNPQDDEDNGDHSPVFRFHPIRPVAPPQSQTSSIGLEKVGAGSNHNAGDSHRSALISVIDRKMEEFVKNLVHAVEGLSARLSQLETRMHRLENSTDDLKETFELNQSSSDRKLRQLEIILQEVQDGIQDLRDKQEIVEAQQQLAKLKMAKDTQHLEKQNSTLQSNSAQGVISSVPQQSHQSLLTPVACPQQPPSLHYSVVQNQPFQNTSPIPTSSVSAGQIPTQLSQNQIPLLPRPEFYYSSPVLTPESMHQQYHMPPITQPQQPSLAPQQHYHPATQLQPISQLPQPPHELHPPLTFGNSQAHCPSTHYAPASAPPSQKFYFGSAQQIHHDQPPSNPYSGSPSRHSTFYEHSYGGAPFRHSSSTMKPLQSPSSPPVLGGGSSKTLLPTAQVLPHALPMASNVDAETGSSGTRDRITTDDVVDKVVAMGFRRDLVRATVRKLTETGQAADPNIVLDMVMNSGEVGPHGGRFG